Sequence from the Microplitis demolitor isolate Queensland-Clemson2020A chromosome 2, iyMicDemo2.1a, whole genome shotgun sequence genome:
tttcaagttaattaaaaaaataaaaaaaaattttaattaaaacctgCATTGtctatttttaaagtttcctgaaagataaaaaactgtttttttccTTCTCCTTGTTTTGTTCTCTCATAGACGTCATTAGAACCGCaggctaaaaaattaaatagttttacTATAGATAACTTCGTCATCAtttaatatcatattattGTTTCTGATATTAAGTAATCTAGTAAAGTAATCGTTAAACTCGATTCgcatcaaaaaaaaagtaagaacaattaaataatttatttataaaatttttattataaatatatttatttgttatattttcatagaTGCAAAacttacattatattttttcatcactCTTTTTCGGCTTGTTAATATACAATAACAATATTGTTTACGGATGTTTCTGTTACCCACAAAGTACAAATCAAGAATTATATTGCAGAGCTGACTTtggtattttatcatttttattcttattcgtTACATCATGatcataaatacatatatgaaaacatttattaatgtCTTACCTAATGTGTAATTATTGTAGTTATAAAAATGAGGTTGGAAAATACAGTAGCAAGTCGTTATTCATTTTTTGGACCAACAAAACATTATATCAAtattacagaaatttttaaggtaaatatacaattattattattattattattattattattattattattattattattattattattattattattattattattaattaaaaaagttaattaatgcaaagtataaatttatttgaaggcTACTGATGGCGCTAGCAAGGCTTTGGAATCTAATATGTTATTCGATTTTGGCGGTGGTACAAGTTGTGAAGTTCCTTTAGAACGCGATGGAGATTATGTTCTCGGAGGAAAAGTACATGATGGAATGGCTAAAATACAcctttgttatttattaattaatgatattgatcagataaataatgaatataaaaatcttCGTGAGAATTATGTTaagaattgtaaataattaaatagttaatgaACAGCATatggaaaaaaagaattatatgAATTGTAAAGCGACAAGTTCCAGActaatttatagttaaaatgtaaataattgaaggataaatatttaaatttattgtttatgcgggaaaaattaaaatttgaactttaaaaattgtaactaacatcaaaaatttatggcGCAGAGTAAATTCTTTCTAaagttatataataattatattttagtatCTTCTGTATTACTATATATACTAAAGTTGcgttttcaataaaatatgtaataaattaaaaagaaatataattaaaatccataaataagtgaaagtttatttttttacagtttcatAATAATACTCATTggatgataaatatatattaaaaaggTTTGTTTATTGTTGGTTATATTTTATCACTAACATgtttcagaaaataaaatgtatatactaatgaaaagttaattaataatttatatttttcttttgtatatTGTGATACTTAGAAAATTTCCGTTGTTTATTTCGCTGTTTTGTACGAAGCAAATACTACTGAAAACTTTTTGAGAAACTTTATAGATTATAAAGCATAAAAATGATGTTAATTTC
This genomic interval carries:
- the LOC103579679 gene encoding uncharacterized protein LOC103579679; amino-acid sequence: MQNLHYIFSSLFFGLLIYNNNIVYGCFCYPQSTNQELYCRADFVIKMRLENTVASRYSFFGPTKHYINITEIFKATDGASKALESNMLFDFGGGTSCEVPLERDGDYVLGGKVHDGMAKIHLCYLLINDIDQINNEYKNLRENYVKNCK